The segment AAGATATTGATTATATGCCAGTAGAACTAAAGAAAAAACTTGAAGAAGAAAAAATTACTTTATAAATAATTTTTTGGAAGACTTAGAAATATTTACTAAATAAAGCATCAAAGGAACTTCTACAAGTACTCCAACTATGGTAGCTAAAGCAGCTCCTGAATTAATCCCAAAAAGAGTTATCGATACAGCTACTGCAAGTTCAAAAAAGTTTGAAGCGGCTATCATAGAGCCTGGACACGAAATAGAATACTTTTGCCTAAAAAACTTCATTGAAAAAGCAGTTAAATAAAAAATAAAAAGAGTCTGTATTATTAATGGAATTGAAATTAAGATTATATGAATAGGATTTTGTAATATAGATTTTGATTGAACAAAGAATAATAAAAAGACTGTAAGAATTAAAAAGAATAACGAATAACTTTTACTTTTATTCAAAATACTTTTTATTCTTTTTTCGCTATAGATTTTATTTTTTAAAAATAATGCTAGAAAAAGTGGTACCAAAATAAAGATTATTACAGAACTAAAAACAGTATCTAACGGGATATCTATACTGTTAAATCCTAAAAGAATTTTTGACAATAATGGAAAGGCTAATATTAATATTAGATCATTAATAGCTACTTGTATTAAAGTAAATAAAGGATCTCCTTTAGCTAGATTACTCCAGACAAAAACCATTGCTGTACATGGCGCTATTCCTAATAGAATCATTCCAGAAACATATTCTTTAGCAAGTACAGGATCTATCAAATTACCATATAAAAAATATAAAAAAGAGGCTGCGATGATTGCCATTGAAACTGGTTTTATTAACCAATTAATAAAAAGGACAATAGAAAATCCTTTAATCTTATATTTCAAATTTATGACTGACTTGAAATCTATTGATAACATCATTGGGAAAATCATTCCCCAAATAAGAATTGCTATTGGAAGATTTATTCTTGAGAGTTCTAATCCGCCTATAAATTGAGATAAATTAGGAAATAAATAACCGGATAAAGATCCAATACACATTGCCGAGAAAACCCAAATACTTAGATATCTATCAGAAAATTTCATTTAATTTTTTTAATCAACTATCCAAAATAGTACTTTATTTAATCTAAATAATAGCCTTTCTTATTTTTGCAGTAATCCATTCACTAAAAATTACCGCTACAACTATTGCTAATAAAATAACTGATACCTTAGCCCAAGCTAAGTCTCCTATTTGAGGATCTAATTCTATCCCTATACCTCCTGCTCCAACTAAGCCAACAACAGTTGCTTCTCTAATATTTATATCCCACCTGTAAATAGAAATACTCGTAAATGCAGGGAGAATTTGGGGCACTATACCAAATTTACCATGTTTGATAAAGATTAATTAAAAAACAAAAGTAGTTTAAGGTCTGTTTATTAATCATTTAACTTTTAGATTCTCAAATTTTAATCAAATATGCCTAGCTCATTAAATATTTTTTAATTTATTTTTAACTTTATAAATTTAACGTAAAAGTTGACTTTAAAAAAATATGATAATTCCTGAAAAACAAAATATTGATCTTGAAGAAAATACTATTTTGGAAGTTAAATCAGGAATATTAATTCTGGAAGCTAAAATTATAAAAAAGAAATTTATAGTTGGGATAATAAAAGAAGAGTGTGTAATAAATTTGGCATTTAGTAATTTTAAAAATATTAAATTAATTGCTTTAACAAATTGCGAAATTAATACTATTGAAAAAGGAGTATATTTTTCATCTAAAGATTTATTAATAAAAAGCTTAACAAGAATTGATCAATTGGAAAAACTTTTGACAATAAGAGAAATTAACAAATCAGAAGAAAAGCTCAAAGAATTTCTTTTATATTTATCTTCAATAATTGGCTTAAAAAAAGATAATCATATTTATCTAAATTTAAAAAAATATAATTTTACTCAGAAACTCATAGGCTATTCAATTTCTACAACAAGAGTAACTATTACAAGAGGTTTAAAAAATCTAGAAAAAAAAGGTTGGCTTAAATTAGAAAAAAAAGGGATTTTAATTCCTTTTAAAGATAATTAACCAAATCTTAATTAAACAGACTTATTTTTAAAACTAAATAAAATAGTTTTATGTCTTGCTCAGTAACATCAGTTTTCACTTTTAAAATCGAAAGTACTTTCGATGAATGGGCTGCAATATTTGATAGTGCAGAAGCAGATAAAAGGCATTCAGAATTTGATATTAAGCCACTTTTTAGAGGAGTAAGTAAGGAAGATCCTCAAAAAGTTATTGTTATTCATCAAGCTCCAGAAGGTAATGTTCAAAAGTTTGTAGAAGCTAATGGTGACTGGATGGCAACTCATAGAGTTGACTTATCAACAATGGAAGAATCATCTTGGACTTCTTCAGCAACAACGGAAAGTTGTTGTGATTAACAAATGAAAAGACTACTATTCCCACTACTAGCTCTCTCAACTATTTTCCTTGCGAGTTGTACTAATAACTCAAACAAAATAGGTACTCAAAAGGTTTCTGAAACCCAAGAAGCAGAGAGAAGTTTGTCTCGATTGGTATGGCTACAGAATTGATACCAAGAAAGCAATTAATGATTTAAGATCTTAAAGTTGAAACCGAATCAGAATTAATGACTTATTGTGATTTCTTCAAGAATGTAGCTGATACAAAATAGTGCGTATTTAATATCTAAAATATATTTTGAAGTTATTTTATTTCTAACTTCTCCGCCTTCCTCAGTATTTGATTCTTCAAAAAAACAAGCGCGTCTAATTTTTCTTCTTTTTCTTCAATATTTACAAATTTCATTTCTGCAATTTCAATAATTGCTTTATTAACATTTTTAAGCTGTTTCTTAATAATTCTTTTTGGGATTTTAATAGATTCCATTGGAATTAATATTTTCTTTATATTCCCTTTATTTTTATTAAAAGCAAGCCCCTTACTACAAAATTCTTTTAATTATTTAATTTATAATTTTTTTATTTAATCTTGCGGTTCTTTATTAGGAAAATAATTTAATATTTTCCGTTTTTTATCAGTATTTAATCTTAAATAGAAATTTTATCTAATGGCAAAATTTCTTGAGCTTTAATCGATTCTGAATGAATGTCATTCTCTAATGTTTTATATAGTCTTCTTGATTGAGGTGATTTGAGCGCATTATTATAATTTTCAATAAATTCAGAGTCATTCAAAAAAGATTTTTGTTCACTTTTAAAATTTTCTTTATAAGAATAATTAATAGATTTGATCTTTATTTCTTGATTATCACTATATGAGGAAGATGAATTTTTAAAAATCATTTTTATATTTACTCTGTTCAATATTTAAGACGTTAAAATAAATAACACATTATTATATTATTTTCCTTAGATTAAGAAGTAATTAAGCAAAAAATAAATTTGTTTAAAAATATTTTTTAAATTTCTAAATGAAATATTTTTTTATCGGTAATAGCTTATTTAATCAAAATTTAATTAAGTGTTAACAATAGAGACCTATAAAATAAAAATTAATAAATAACAACTTATCGAATTTATTGCTTTTTCACTTCTTGAAAATAAAAAATCTGAAGATAGATTGTACAGAAAAGAAATTCAGAGTTATCTTACCCAACTTAATAAAAGACACTTAAAAGCAATTACAAGTGAATTTATCCTCTAAAAAAACTATGAAAAAGCTATTAATTCTTACTACCCTTATAATTTCTTCTTGTAGTACTAAGGATGAACTATCCATTACTGATGAAAATGCATTATTTTCTGTAACTAAAGAAAGTGCAGTTCTTGTATGTGGAGGTAAATCAAGATTAATTGAAAGTAATAATGAAGAAATAATCAAAGTAGAAATCAAGGATTCTTCGAGTACTGAAAAAGAAAAATTTGTTCAATTTACTCTCGTTGAGACAGATAGAAAAGGGGGTAAATATAGAATTGTTAATTGTTATCCAAATAAAGATCCTAAAAAATCGGTAATTAAAACAATAAAGACTAATTACAAGTTAAATTAGTTTTAATTGATATAACGCTAACCACCAGTACAGAAACGAACCGCATCAGATGTTGGCGAACCAGTCGCTTTCATTTCTTCAACACATTCATTAAAGAACTTTGATTCTTTTTTTAATGAGCAAAAGCTTAGTGCAATAGCTACTAAGGCAACAGCTGATACAACTGCAGATCCTAGTTGTATCACTCCATAAGCAAGCATAGCTTTATTCTTTTTAAAATCTTTTTTTGTATCTTTCTTTTTATCAGACATTTTTTTAAAATTCTAAGCTTATTATACTCTACTAATTAACTAGACTCCACATACAGAAAAGGTAAGTTATGACTTAAATGATAATTGTATATTGTTATCCCCTCAGTTTCCATTTCCAGATCGTATTCATCCATGGTTAAGTAAAGTTAAAGAAAATTTTATTTAAAAAATAAATATAAAGATATTTTCTTTTCGTAACTTTTATATATACCTTTAACCCTTCTTAAAGTCTTTTGGAAAATTTAATAGTAGTTTTATAGAACATATCCTTTTTTAATGGAAGAGAAATTAATTCTTTTCAAGAATCGTAAAAGATACGGGATTGAAAAAAATATAGATATCATATTTAAAAATACAACCCTAGTCTTGTCTAGTCTTGTATCAATAGTACTATTTGGAATTATTTTAGTAGTCTTTATTCAGTCATTTGAATCATTCTCAAGATATGGCTTGAATTTTCTTGTAACTTCTGAATGGAATCCTGTAAGAGATGAATATGGAGCTTTTACTGCAATATATGGGACATTAGTTACTTCTATTTTTTCATTATTGATTACTATCCCTTTAGGCGTTGGAACTGCGATATTTATTACAGAGGATTTTGTTCCGAAATTTGTCAGAGAAATAGTAGGTTCATTTGTTGAATTACTAGCAGCTATACCATCTGTTGTATTGGGATTATGGGCAATATTCGTTATGGAACCTTTCCTTAGAGTCTTTTTTGTCTTTTTACATAATTTCTTTGGTTGGATTCCTTTATTCAGTTCGGAGCCTGCTGGTCGGAATTCACTTTTAGCGATAATAATTTTAGTGGTAATGCTTTTGCCAATAGTGACATCTATTGCAAGAGATTCTCTTAATCAAGTTCCAAAAAAGCTTAGGAATGCAGCCTATGGAATTGGTGCAAGTAGATGGAAAACTATATTTTCGGTAATTTTGCCTGCTGCATTATCTGGAATTATGGCAGGTATTCTTTTAGCTTTAGGCAGAGCTATGGGAGAAACTATGGCTGTCACAATGATTATTGGAAATTCCAATTCATTTAGTTGGTCACTATTATCGCCTGGATATACCATCTCCTCTATGCTTGCAAATCAATTTGGAGAAGCAGATGGAAGTCAGGTCTCATCACTTTTTTATGCAGCTTTTGTACTTATGATACTTTCTTTAGTGGTCAATATTTTTGCTCAATGGTTAGTTAAGAAGTTTAGTCTTAAATATTAGATAATTATGAATTCTCTTTATTACCAGAAAAAACTATCAAGAAATGTGGGAGATAAATTCTTCACTTCTTTATCAGTTTTTTGCGCACTCATTGCAATACTTCCTTTGATTTTTGTAG is part of the Prochlorococcus marinus subsp. pastoris str. CCMP1986 genome and harbors:
- the pstC gene encoding phosphate ABC transporter permease subunit PstC; translated protein: MEEKLILFKNRKRYGIEKNIDIIFKNTTLVLSSLVSIVLFGIILVVFIQSFESFSRYGLNFLVTSEWNPVRDEYGAFTAIYGTLVTSIFSLLITIPLGVGTAIFITEDFVPKFVREIVGSFVELLAAIPSVVLGLWAIFVMEPFLRVFFVFLHNFFGWIPLFSSEPAGRNSLLAIIILVVMLLPIVTSIARDSLNQVPKKLRNAAYGIGASRWKTIFSVILPAALSGIMAGILLALGRAMGETMAVTMIIGNSNSFSWSLLSPGYTISSMLANQFGEADGSQVSSLFYAAFVLMILSLVVNIFAQWLVKKFSLKY
- a CDS encoding DUF3764 family protein; the protein is MSCSVTSVFTFKIESTFDEWAAIFDSAEADKRHSEFDIKPLFRGVSKEDPQKVIVIHQAPEGNVQKFVEANGDWMATHRVDLSTMEESSWTSSATTESCCD
- the arsB gene encoding ACR3 family arsenite efflux transporter, which gives rise to MKFSDRYLSIWVFSAMCIGSLSGYLFPNLSQFIGGLELSRINLPIAILIWGMIFPMMLSIDFKSVINLKYKIKGFSIVLFINWLIKPVSMAIIAASFLYFLYGNLIDPVLAKEYVSGMILLGIAPCTAMVFVWSNLAKGDPLFTLIQVAINDLILILAFPLLSKILLGFNSIDIPLDTVFSSVIIFILVPLFLALFLKNKIYSEKRIKSILNKSKSYSLFFLILTVFLLFFVQSKSILQNPIHIILISIPLIIQTLFIFYLTAFSMKFFRQKYSISCPGSMIAASNFFELAVAVSITLFGINSGAALATIVGVLVEVPLMLYLVNISKSSKKLFIK
- a CDS encoding helix-turn-helix domain-containing protein, which codes for MIIPEKQNIDLEENTILEVKSGILILEAKIIKKKFIVGIIKEECVINLAFSNFKNIKLIALTNCEINTIEKGVYFSSKDLLIKSLTRIDQLEKLLTIREINKSEEKLKEFLLYLSSIIGLKKDNHIYLNLKKYNFTQKLIGYSISTTRVTITRGLKNLEKKGWLKLEKKGILIPFKDN
- a CDS encoding PhnE/PtxC family ABC transporter permease, producing the protein MPQILPAFTSISIYRWDINIREATVVGLVGAGGIGIELDPQIGDLAWAKVSVILLAIVVAVIFSEWITAKIRKAII